From one Pseudomonas sp. S35 genomic stretch:
- a CDS encoding acyl-CoA dehydrogenase has product MTALTLARQLLDSTRRHVEKSDDPYVISRFGDLQIRVDVAAALLERADTHPSPVAATEAQIAAAEALIAASNAEFELTGQRTALPSTVDDPLRWKYQVVGNYHLNGVL; this is encoded by the coding sequence ATGACCGCACTGACGCTCGCACGCCAACTGCTGGACAGCACCCGCCGCCATGTCGAAAAAAGCGACGACCCCTATGTGATCAGCCGCTTCGGCGACTTGCAGATCCGCGTCGACGTGGCCGCTGCCTTGCTTGAACGTGCCGACACCCACCCCAGCCCGGTGGCTGCCACCGAAGCACAGATCGCCGCCGCCGAGGCCCTGATCGCGGCCAGCAACGCCGAATTCGAACTGACCGGCCAACGCACCGCATTGCCCTCGACCGTCGATGATCCGTTGCGCTGGAAATACCAGGTTGTCGGCAACTACCACCTCAACGGAGTGCTTTGA
- a CDS encoding ABC transporter ATP-binding protein encodes MSDAILQVRDISLSFKGVKAINALSFDVQRGEICALIGPNGAGKSSLLNVLNGVYRFDAGEIVFEQQHFHRIDPLSAARRGIGRTFQNNALFKKMSVLDNLLTGLSRHMRSSFIEQALGLPRARREAEAFRLRGQAILEFLELQAHRDVLVGNLSYGLQKRVELGRALIAGPTLLLLDEPMAGMNAEEKQDMARFVADVNRDLGTTVVLIEHDMGVVMGLSDHVVVLDYGRKVGDGTPAQVQANPEVIAAYLGAVH; translated from the coding sequence ATGAGCGACGCTATTCTCCAGGTGCGCGATATCTCGCTGTCGTTCAAAGGGGTCAAGGCCATCAACGCCTTGTCTTTTGATGTGCAGCGCGGCGAGATCTGCGCGTTGATCGGCCCCAACGGCGCCGGTAAAAGTTCGTTGCTCAACGTGCTCAATGGCGTGTATCGCTTTGACGCCGGCGAGATCGTCTTCGAACAGCAACATTTCCACCGTATCGATCCCTTGAGTGCAGCGCGTCGCGGCATTGGCCGTACCTTCCAGAACAACGCGCTGTTCAAGAAGATGAGCGTGCTCGACAACCTCCTCACGGGGCTGTCGCGACACATGCGCAGCAGCTTTATCGAGCAGGCCCTGGGCTTGCCCCGCGCGCGCCGAGAGGCAGAGGCGTTTCGCCTGCGCGGCCAAGCCATTCTTGAGTTTCTTGAGTTGCAGGCCCACCGCGATGTGCTGGTGGGCAACCTGTCCTACGGCCTGCAAAAGCGTGTGGAGCTCGGCCGCGCGCTGATCGCGGGTCCGACCTTGTTGCTGCTCGACGAACCCATGGCCGGTATGAACGCCGAAGAGAAACAGGACATGGCGCGTTTCGTGGCCGACGTGAACCGCGACCTCGGCACCACCGTGGTGTTGATCGAACATGACATGGGCGTGGTGATGGGCCTGTCCGACCATGTGGTGGTGCTCGATTACGGGCGCAAGGTTGGTGACGGCACGCCGGCACAGGTGCAGGCCAACCCCGAGGTGATCGCCGCTTACCTGGGAGCCGTCCACTGA
- a CDS encoding ABC transporter substrate-binding protein, which produces MRASLKRSLVSAAFALAALSAAAPQAMASADQQFFPLATYRVGAYASSGVQVWAGMIDYLRYINEVEGGINGVKLVWQECETEWTAEKGIECYERFKNGLDGAPVAVYQPNGAPAAYALSERAEVDKIPLITLGYGRTEATDGTVFPYNFPVMLTFYSEASTLVNYIAQREGGFDKLKGKKIATVYHDSAYGRETLGPLKLLAEQYGFENIQIPVADPGNEQSAQWRQVRQANPDWVFLRTWGVSTPVAVKTAARFGFAADHIIGDIWASSSEDVLPAGAAAKGYLALTPYPAGADFEIHKRLKQYILDKGHSDLKDLKNFGSVYYNSGLVNAAVAVEAIRTAQAKFGKRPLNGEEGRWGLEHLNIDDARLKAMGYLGLMQNLKLSCRDHEGGGSARVQQWDGANWTLVSDWIAADRALLRPLIDEKSAAFAKEKGLTPRTCTGDE; this is translated from the coding sequence ATGCGTGCATCTTTGAAACGTTCCCTGGTCAGTGCGGCCTTTGCGTTGGCGGCGTTGTCCGCTGCCGCCCCCCAGGCGATGGCCTCGGCCGACCAGCAATTCTTCCCCCTGGCGACTTACCGCGTCGGCGCCTACGCCTCCAGCGGCGTGCAGGTATGGGCCGGGATGATCGATTACCTGCGCTATATCAACGAGGTCGAAGGCGGCATCAATGGCGTAAAACTGGTGTGGCAGGAATGCGAGACCGAGTGGACGGCGGAGAAGGGCATCGAGTGCTATGAGCGCTTCAAGAACGGCCTGGATGGCGCGCCGGTCGCGGTGTACCAGCCCAACGGCGCACCGGCCGCCTATGCGCTGAGCGAAAGGGCCGAGGTGGACAAGATCCCGCTGATCACCCTCGGTTACGGTCGCACCGAAGCCACTGACGGCACGGTGTTCCCGTACAACTTCCCGGTGATGCTGACCTTCTACAGCGAGGCGTCGACCCTGGTGAACTACATCGCCCAGCGCGAGGGCGGCTTCGACAAACTCAAGGGCAAGAAGATCGCCACGGTCTACCACGACTCGGCCTATGGGCGCGAAACCCTCGGCCCGCTGAAATTGCTGGCCGAGCAATACGGTTTTGAAAATATCCAGATTCCGGTGGCCGATCCGGGCAACGAACAATCGGCGCAATGGCGTCAGGTGCGCCAGGCCAACCCGGACTGGGTGTTCCTGCGCACCTGGGGCGTGTCGACGCCGGTGGCGGTGAAAACCGCCGCACGCTTCGGCTTTGCGGCGGACCACATCATCGGCGATATATGGGCCAGTTCCAGCGAAGACGTACTGCCCGCTGGCGCCGCCGCCAAGGGCTACCTGGCGCTGACGCCTTACCCGGCGGGTGCCGATTTCGAGATCCACAAGCGCCTCAAGCAATACATCCTCGACAAGGGCCACAGCGACCTCAAGGACCTGAAAAACTTCGGCAGCGTCTACTACAACTCCGGCCTGGTGAATGCCGCCGTGGCGGTGGAAGCCATCCGCACGGCCCAGGCCAAGTTCGGCAAGCGTCCACTCAATGGCGAAGAAGGCCGCTGGGGCCTGGAACACCTGAATATCGACGACGCACGCCTCAAGGCCATGGGCTACCTGGGCCTGATGCAAAACCTCAAGCTGTCGTGCCGCGACCACGAAGGTGGCGGTTCGGCGCGGGTGCAGCAATGGGACGGCGCCAACTGGACGCTGGTCAGCGACTGGATCGCAGCCGACCGTGCGTTGCTGCGCCCGTTGATCGATGAAAAATCCGCCGCGTTCGCCAAGGAAAAAGGCCTGACGCCACGCACCTGCACCGGGGATGAGTAA
- a CDS encoding branched-chain amino acid ABC transporter permease translates to MTFFFETLLGGLLAGTMYSLVAIGFVLIYKASGVFNFAQGAMLLFAALTFVSLHDQGVPFALALLLTVIVMIVGALLIERLVLRPLVNRSQITLFMATLGLSFIIEGLAQGVMGSQVRALDLGIDDVPLFIGPLMLSQFDLIAAVAAVVLVTVLALLFNKTRIGVSLRAVADDTTAALSIGINLNRIWQIVWAVAGIVGLVAGLLWGARQGVQFSLSLVVLKALPVLIIGGFTSIGGAIVGGLIVGAAENLAEVYIGPLIGGGITPWFAYVLALAFLYIRPAGLFGERAIERV, encoded by the coding sequence ATGACTTTCTTCTTCGAAACCCTGCTCGGCGGTCTGCTCGCCGGCACCATGTACTCCCTGGTCGCGATCGGTTTTGTGCTGATCTACAAGGCCAGCGGCGTGTTCAATTTCGCCCAGGGCGCGATGCTGCTGTTTGCCGCGCTGACCTTCGTCAGCCTGCATGACCAGGGCGTGCCGTTTGCCCTGGCGTTGCTGCTGACGGTGATCGTGATGATCGTCGGCGCGTTGCTTATCGAGCGCTTGGTCTTGCGCCCGCTGGTGAACCGCTCGCAGATCACCCTGTTCATGGCCACCTTGGGGCTGTCGTTCATTATCGAAGGCCTGGCCCAGGGCGTGATGGGCTCGCAGGTGCGTGCGCTGGACTTGGGCATTGATGATGTGCCGCTGTTTATCGGCCCGCTGATGCTCAGCCAGTTCGACCTGATTGCCGCCGTCGCCGCCGTGGTGCTGGTGACGGTGCTCGCGCTGCTGTTCAACAAGACCCGCATCGGCGTGTCCCTGCGCGCAGTGGCGGATGACACCACGGCGGCGCTGTCCATTGGCATCAACCTCAACCGCATCTGGCAGATCGTGTGGGCGGTGGCTGGCATTGTCGGGCTGGTGGCGGGGTTGCTGTGGGGCGCACGCCAAGGGGTGCAGTTCTCGCTGTCGCTGGTGGTGCTCAAGGCGTTGCCGGTGTTGATCATCGGCGGCTTTACCTCGATTGGCGGCGCGATTGTCGGCGGGCTGATCGTCGGCGCGGCGGAGAACCTCGCCGAGGTGTACATCGGCCCGCTGATCGGCGGCGGCATCACGCCGTGGTTTGCCTACGTCCTGGCCCTGGCCTTCCTGTATATCCGTCCCGCCGGCCTGTTCGGCGAGCGTGCCATCGAGCGAGTCTGA
- a CDS encoding ABC transporter ATP-binding protein, whose product MSQPASQSASPLLLTVDDIEVIYDGAILAVAGVSLSVPKGAVVALLGANGAGKSTTLKAISGLVRAERAEVSRGVIEYAGKDLAGIDPSQRVRQGMVHVLEGRHVFGQLTVEDNLRSGGFVRRLSRKDMEHDLERIYAWFPRLKTKRHTRAGLTSGGEQQMVAIGRALMTRPTLVLLDEPSMGLAPMIVQEIFEIIAQLNREQQVSFLIAEQNINVALRYASHGYVLDTGRVALSGSAAELLARGDLHDIYLGKQ is encoded by the coding sequence ATGAGCCAGCCTGCCAGCCAGTCCGCGAGCCCGTTGCTGTTGACGGTCGACGATATTGAAGTGATTTACGACGGCGCGATCCTGGCCGTCGCCGGGGTGTCGCTGAGCGTGCCCAAGGGCGCCGTCGTCGCCTTGCTCGGGGCCAACGGTGCCGGCAAGAGCACCACCCTCAAGGCGATCTCCGGGCTGGTGCGGGCCGAGCGTGCCGAGGTCAGTCGAGGGGTGATCGAGTACGCAGGCAAGGACCTGGCGGGTATCGATCCCAGCCAGCGCGTGCGCCAGGGCATGGTGCATGTGTTGGAGGGCCGCCACGTGTTCGGCCAGCTCACCGTGGAAGACAACCTGCGCAGCGGCGGCTTTGTGCGGCGCCTGAGCCGCAAGGACATGGAGCACGACCTGGAACGCATCTACGCCTGGTTCCCCCGGCTCAAGACCAAGCGCCACACCCGCGCCGGGCTGACCTCGGGCGGCGAGCAGCAGATGGTCGCCATCGGCCGGGCGTTGATGACCCGTCCTACTTTGGTACTGCTCGACGAGCCGTCCATGGGTTTGGCGCCTATGATCGTGCAGGAGATCTTCGAGATCATCGCGCAACTCAACCGCGAGCAGCAGGTGAGCTTCCTGATCGCCGAGCAGAACATCAACGTGGCGCTGCGCTATGCGTCCCACGGCTACGTGCTCGATACTGGGCGCGTGGCCTTGAGTGGCAGCGCCGCCGAACTGCTGGCGCGGGGCGACTTGCATGATATTTACCTGGGTAAACAGTAA
- a CDS encoding IS256-like element ISPsy17 family transposase, producing the protein MPTKKKPAHAAARELPSIPQELIEQFVKGPMSAEAIQDASMAFKKALIERALGAELGHHLGYPQGAERPEESTNQRNGKSGKTVLTDDGPLRLDIPRDRDGSFAPILIPKHERRFTGFDDKIIAMYARGMTVREIRAFLSEQYGTDVSHDFISSVTDAVMEEVGSWQQRPLEPMYPVIFFDALRVKIRDEGLVRNKAIYLALGVLPDGTRDILGIWIESTEGAKFWMKVFNDLKTRGVEDVLIAVTDGLKGIPEALGAVFPATTLQTCIVHLIRNSLDYAAWDKRRALAKALKPIYQAINADVAEQELNAFEAGPWGKQYPTVVAAWRRAWDRVIPFFVFPAGIRKVVYTTNAIESINAQLRKIIKTRGHFPTDDAATKLIWLGLRNITANWGHPAHDWKVAMNQFAILYGDRFTRPSW; encoded by the coding sequence ATGCCGACCAAAAAGAAGCCCGCCCATGCAGCAGCGAGGGAGTTACCCTCGATTCCCCAAGAGCTGATCGAGCAGTTTGTTAAAGGCCCGATGAGCGCCGAAGCCATTCAAGACGCGTCCATGGCGTTCAAGAAGGCTCTGATCGAGCGCGCGCTAGGTGCCGAGCTGGGTCACCACCTTGGTTATCCTCAGGGCGCGGAGCGCCCTGAGGAGTCGACCAATCAGCGCAATGGCAAGAGTGGCAAAACGGTTCTTACCGACGATGGGCCGCTTCGCCTGGATATCCCCAGAGACCGCGATGGTAGCTTCGCCCCGATCCTGATTCCCAAGCACGAACGCCGTTTTACAGGCTTCGACGACAAGATAATTGCCATGTACGCCCGGGGTATGACGGTGCGTGAGATCCGCGCTTTTCTGTCTGAGCAGTATGGAACTGACGTGTCCCATGACTTCATCAGCTCAGTCACCGATGCCGTAATGGAAGAAGTCGGCTCTTGGCAGCAGCGCCCCCTGGAGCCTATGTACCCGGTCATCTTCTTTGATGCGCTACGGGTCAAAATCCGGGACGAGGGGTTAGTGCGCAACAAGGCCATTTATCTGGCGCTGGGCGTATTACCCGATGGCACACGTGACATTCTGGGGATCTGGATTGAGAGCACCGAGGGCGCCAAGTTTTGGATGAAGGTCTTCAACGACCTCAAAACGCGTGGGGTAGAAGATGTTCTAATCGCCGTCACGGATGGCCTTAAAGGGATACCGGAGGCTTTGGGAGCGGTTTTTCCTGCCACGACGCTGCAAACCTGCATCGTGCATCTGATCCGCAACAGCTTGGACTATGCCGCTTGGGATAAACGTCGGGCATTGGCCAAAGCCCTCAAGCCGATCTACCAGGCGATCAATGCGGACGTGGCCGAGCAAGAGCTCAACGCCTTTGAAGCGGGGCCTTGGGGTAAGCAGTATCCGACAGTAGTTGCTGCATGGCGTCGCGCCTGGGATCGGGTTATACCGTTTTTTGTATTCCCGGCGGGTATCCGAAAAGTGGTCTACACGACCAATGCCATCGAAAGCATCAACGCTCAGCTACGAAAGATTATTAAAACCCGTGGGCACTTCCCGACCGACGATGCGGCAACGAAGCTGATCTGGCTGGGACTACGAAATATCACGGCTAACTGGGGGCACCCGGCGCATGATTGGAAAGTGGCAATGAATCAGTTTGCGATTCTTTACGGAGACCGATTTACCAGACCGAGCTGGTAA
- a CDS encoding LLM class flavin-dependent oxidoreductase produces the protein MTREIRLNAFDMNCVGHQSPGLWAHPRDRSWQYKDLEYWTDLAKILERGKFDGLFIADVLGIYDVYNGNGDAAIRQATQVPVNDPLSLIAPMALVTEHLGFGLTASLSFEHPYPFARRLSTLDHLTKGRIGWNIVTSYLESGAKNLGQKAQTEHDARYDYAEEYLQVCYKLWEGSWEEGAVLRDRERRIFSDPSKIHEIRHVGKHFQVPGIHLCEPSPQRTPVLYQAGASSRGKQFAAEQAECVFVAAPSKVLLKKTVADIRRRAAEAGRDPKKILIFNLQTVIVDETDAKAKAKFDEYKSYVSYEGAMALISGWTGIDFSQFKPDEPLKHVHTNAIQSAVEAFSTADPNKVWTPNELADWVGIGGFGPLFVGGPETVADLLQEWVEETDVDGFNLAYALTHETFVDAVEWLVPELQKRGVYKTEYAQGTLREKLFGDGARLGANHPGAGYRDLSGAQNSNVGGGLPPIAVAQSKVF, from the coding sequence ATGACCCGTGAAATCCGCTTGAATGCCTTCGACATGAACTGCGTCGGCCACCAATCTCCCGGCCTGTGGGCGCACCCGCGTGACCGGTCGTGGCAGTACAAGGACCTGGAATACTGGACCGACCTGGCGAAAATCCTCGAGCGCGGCAAGTTCGACGGCCTGTTTATCGCCGATGTGCTGGGCATCTACGACGTGTACAACGGCAACGGCGACGCGGCGATTCGCCAAGCCACCCAAGTGCCGGTCAATGACCCGCTGTCGCTGATCGCACCGATGGCGCTGGTCACCGAACACCTGGGGTTTGGGCTCACCGCTTCGTTGTCCTTTGAACATCCGTATCCGTTCGCCCGCCGACTGTCGACCCTCGACCACCTGACCAAGGGCCGCATCGGTTGGAACATCGTGACCTCTTACCTGGAAAGTGGCGCCAAGAACCTCGGCCAGAAAGCCCAGACCGAACACGACGCACGCTACGACTACGCCGAGGAATACCTGCAGGTTTGCTACAAGCTCTGGGAAGGCAGTTGGGAAGAAGGCGCGGTCCTGCGTGACCGCGAACGGCGGATTTTCAGCGACCCGAGCAAAATCCACGAAATCCGCCACGTCGGCAAACACTTCCAGGTGCCCGGCATTCACCTGTGCGAGCCGTCACCGCAACGCACGCCGGTGCTGTACCAGGCCGGCGCGTCCAGCCGCGGCAAACAGTTCGCCGCCGAGCAGGCCGAGTGCGTGTTCGTCGCCGCGCCGTCCAAGGTGCTGCTGAAAAAGACCGTGGCCGACATCCGCCGCCGTGCGGCCGAAGCCGGGCGTGATCCGAAGAAAATCCTGATCTTCAACTTGCAGACGGTGATCGTCGACGAGACTGACGCCAAGGCTAAAGCCAAGTTTGACGAGTACAAATCCTACGTCAGCTACGAAGGTGCGATGGCGTTGATTTCCGGCTGGACCGGCATCGACTTCAGCCAGTTCAAACCCGATGAGCCGCTCAAGCATGTGCACACCAATGCCATTCAATCGGCGGTAGAAGCGTTCTCTACGGCGGACCCGAACAAGGTTTGGACGCCGAATGAACTGGCCGATTGGGTCGGCATCGGTGGTTTTGGCCCACTGTTCGTCGGCGGCCCGGAAACCGTGGCGGATCTGCTCCAGGAATGGGTGGAAGAGACCGACGTGGACGGCTTCAACCTGGCCTATGCGCTGACCCATGAAACCTTTGTCGACGCTGTGGAATGGCTGGTGCCGGAGTTGCAGAAACGTGGCGTGTACAAGACCGAATACGCCCAGGGCACGTTGCGCGAGAAGTTGTTTGGCGACGGCGCAAGGTTGGGAGCCAATCACCCAGGCGCCGGCTATCGCGATCTATCTGGTGCACAAAATTCCAATGTGGGAGGGGGCTTGCCCCCGATAGCGGTGGCTCAATCAAAGGTGTTCTAA
- a CDS encoding acyl-CoA synthetase: MSVLEPKASLEHLRHWSQLTPLHIALRHKRQGRWYAWRWIDALRDVERLADGLRQQGFGEQSRLVLSGAFEPNLLLLALAAQSVGAQVLTLADNLEPQALEQHLWRIHPSHAYVQGRQRDWTFTQRLDFAQLLGPVEPAQHVQRWWQPTGETALWSEEGTHWQGGLAVLLEQWLSSGHGLAFPESLASAQRDRSEVAPTGLLLSPERLQHLAEEIESRLAPQGTWRRRLCDWAIAHPQSGLRQLLKNRVRKLLGFQRLAYIWQPLKSTAEPVWLAEFKRDIA, translated from the coding sequence ATGAGCGTGCTCGAACCAAAGGCCTCTCTGGAGCACCTGCGCCACTGGTCGCAACTCACGCCGTTGCACATCGCCTTGCGCCACAAGCGCCAGGGCCGGTGGTACGCCTGGCGTTGGATCGACGCCTTGCGCGACGTCGAACGCCTGGCCGATGGTTTGCGCCAGCAAGGTTTCGGCGAACAGTCACGCTTGGTGCTCAGCGGCGCCTTTGAGCCGAACCTGCTGTTGCTGGCGTTGGCGGCCCAGTCTGTCGGCGCACAGGTGCTGACGTTGGCCGATAACCTTGAGCCGCAGGCGCTGGAGCAACACCTGTGGCGTATCCATCCCAGCCACGCCTACGTTCAAGGTCGCCAGCGCGATTGGACGTTCACCCAGCGTTTGGATTTCGCCCAACTACTCGGCCCGGTCGAGCCCGCGCAGCATGTGCAGCGCTGGTGGCAACCCACCGGCGAAACCGCACTGTGGAGTGAAGAGGGCACCCACTGGCAAGGCGGCCTGGCGGTGCTGCTGGAGCAATGGCTGAGCAGCGGCCACGGCCTGGCGTTCCCGGAAAGCCTGGCCTCGGCGCAGCGTGATCGCAGTGAAGTGGCGCCCACTGGCCTGCTGCTGTCGCCCGAGCGGTTACAGCACTTGGCCGAGGAGATCGAAAGCCGCCTGGCACCCCAGGGTACCTGGCGTCGACGCCTGTGCGACTGGGCCATCGCCCATCCGCAAAGCGGCCTGCGGCAGTTGCTGAAGAACCGCGTGCGCAAACTGTTGGGTTTCCAGCGCCTGGCGTACATCTGGCAGCCCCTCAAATCCACTGCCGAGCCGGTGTGGCTGGCTGAATTCAAACGGGATATCGCATGA
- a CDS encoding branched-chain amino acid ABC transporter permease, whose amino-acid sequence MSIPVAQHIAPLLLVPRRVPWGLLGLLALAFVVVPLWGNDYWLNAILIPFLVLSLAGLGLNLLTGYTGQTSVGAAGFMAVGAFATYGFLLRLPELGLPVALLGGGVISALVGLLFGLPSSRIKGFYLMVTTLAAQFFLEWLFVKFPWFYNYGSSGTISAPKLALFGHDLNTPLGRYWLTLVTVLLLTWTAVNLVRSQVGRNWMAIRDMDTAAAVVGIPVVRYKRLAFAVSSFYLGIAGALWAFAYLGTASASSFDINRSFQILFIIIIGGMGSIAGNFVGAAFISLLPIFLSHAGQAVFGGSVDAGQLQNLQKIIFGVLIIVFLIKEPEGLIRLLHNLRDRLRQWPLRF is encoded by the coding sequence ATGTCGATTCCTGTTGCTCAACACATCGCGCCACTGTTGCTGGTACCGCGACGCGTGCCGTGGGGCCTGCTCGGTCTGCTGGCGTTGGCGTTTGTCGTGGTGCCACTGTGGGGCAATGACTATTGGCTCAATGCGATCCTGATCCCGTTCCTGGTGCTGTCGCTGGCCGGGCTGGGCTTGAACCTGCTGACCGGTTACACCGGGCAAACGTCGGTGGGCGCGGCGGGTTTCATGGCGGTCGGCGCCTTCGCGACCTACGGCTTCCTGCTGCGCTTGCCGGAGCTGGGCTTGCCGGTGGCGCTGCTCGGCGGCGGGGTTATCAGTGCGTTGGTGGGCTTGCTGTTTGGGCTGCCCAGCTCGCGCATCAAGGGCTTCTACCTGATGGTCACCACATTGGCCGCGCAGTTTTTCCTGGAGTGGCTGTTCGTCAAATTCCCCTGGTTCTACAACTACGGCTCGTCCGGCACCATCTCGGCGCCCAAGCTGGCGCTGTTCGGCCACGACCTCAACACGCCGCTGGGCCGCTACTGGCTGACGCTGGTCACGGTGCTGTTGTTGACCTGGACCGCCGTGAACCTGGTGCGCAGCCAGGTAGGACGCAACTGGATGGCGATTCGCGACATGGACACCGCCGCCGCCGTGGTCGGCATCCCGGTGGTGCGCTACAAGCGCCTGGCGTTTGCGGTCAGCTCGTTTTACCTCGGTATTGCCGGTGCATTGTGGGCCTTTGCCTACCTGGGCACGGCCAGCGCCAGCAGCTTCGATATCAACCGCTCATTCCAGATCCTGTTCATCATCATTATCGGCGGCATGGGCAGCATCGCCGGCAACTTCGTCGGCGCAGCGTTTATCAGCTTGCTGCCGATTTTCCTCAGTCACGCCGGGCAAGCCGTGTTTGGCGGTTCGGTGGACGCAGGGCAGTTGCAGAACCTGCAGAAAATCATCTTTGGCGTATTAATCATCGTGTTCCTGATCAAGGAACCCGAGGGCTTGATTCGCCTGTTGCATAACCTTCGCGATCGGCTGCGGCAGTGGCCGCTGCGTTTCTGA
- a CDS encoding FAD/NAD(P)-binding protein encodes MSETIRNADVLIIGGGLSGTMLAVQLLRLPGQRRILVIEPRAELGRGEAYSAVELGHTLNGNAARMSVDPDNADDLTQWLTDYIGAGGWPESDQQHVPISELFPPRGIFGLYAQQRLAEAKALSASTVEHVRAEVLDLQVEADATLLSLDNGQHLRGAFAVLATGMFPAARTPQTESSGLNAAAVDPWDVQAMTQLDPHSSVLIIGSGLTMVDAVVSLEQAGHRGPIEVFSRHGLLPHVRRQPPGWVDFLGEDHPLRSPRQLLREVRRQCRNAMAQGIDWQAPLDTVRAHIGRLWSQASEREKRQFVRHVRPWWESHHHRSPPLSAQLVARLHEEGRLRVRAASFKGLVPAAEGVTIGLRYRGEQALTQVSGAALINSSGIEYDWRRVARPLPQQLLKRGLIQPGPLALGIAADKSGAVLNAQGQVSQRLFAMGPPLRGMWWESTAVTDVALQAKALASTLAQL; translated from the coding sequence ATGAGTGAAACCATCCGCAACGCTGATGTACTGATCATCGGCGGCGGCCTGAGCGGCACGATGCTGGCTGTGCAACTGCTGCGCTTGCCTGGCCAGCGCCGGATCCTGGTGATCGAACCACGCGCCGAGCTTGGCCGGGGCGAGGCCTACAGTGCAGTCGAGCTGGGCCACACCTTGAACGGCAACGCCGCGCGCATGAGCGTCGATCCGGACAACGCCGATGACTTGACCCAATGGCTCACCGACTACATCGGCGCCGGCGGTTGGCCGGAGTCGGACCAGCAGCACGTGCCCATCAGCGAGCTGTTCCCGCCACGGGGCATTTTTGGCCTGTATGCGCAGCAGCGGTTGGCCGAGGCCAAGGCGCTGTCGGCGTCCACGGTCGAGCATGTGCGCGCCGAAGTGCTGGACCTGCAAGTTGAGGCTGACGCCACGCTGTTGAGCCTGGATAACGGCCAGCACCTGCGCGGTGCCTTTGCGGTATTGGCCACTGGCATGTTCCCGGCGGCGCGTACCCCGCAAACCGAATCCAGCGGCTTGAATGCCGCCGCCGTGGACCCTTGGGACGTGCAGGCCATGACCCAGCTCGACCCGCACTCGTCGGTGTTGATCATCGGCTCCGGGTTGACCATGGTCGATGCGGTGGTGTCTCTGGAACAGGCCGGGCATCGCGGGCCTATCGAGGTATTTTCGCGCCATGGCCTGCTGCCCCATGTGCGCCGGCAACCGCCGGGTTGGGTCGACTTTCTCGGCGAAGATCACCCACTGCGCAGCCCCCGGCAGTTACTGCGTGAAGTGCGTCGCCAATGCCGGAACGCGATGGCGCAGGGCATTGATTGGCAAGCGCCGCTGGACACCGTGCGTGCCCATATCGGCCGGTTATGGAGCCAGGCCAGCGAGCGGGAGAAACGCCAGTTCGTGCGGCATGTGCGGCCGTGGTGGGAGAGCCATCACCATCGCTCGCCGCCTTTGAGTGCGCAACTGGTGGCGCGGCTGCACGAAGAAGGGCGGCTGCGGGTTCGTGCGGCGTCGTTCAAAGGCTTGGTGCCTGCGGCAGAGGGCGTGACGATTGGCTTGCGCTATCGTGGCGAACAGGCGCTGACCCAGGTTTCGGGCGCGGCGCTGATCAACTCCAGCGGTATCGAATACGATTGGCGCCGCGTGGCCCGGCCGTTGCCGCAGCAGTTGCTCAAGCGCGGATTGATCCAGCCAGGGCCGTTGGCGTTGGGGATTGCGGCGGACAAGTCCGGGGCAGTGCTCAATGCCCAGGGGCAGGTCAGCCAGCGCTTGTTTGCGATGGGCCCGCCGTTGCGCGGGATGTGGTGGGAGAGCACGGCGGTGACGGATGTGGCGCTTCAGGCTAAAGCCCTGGCATCGACGTTGGCGCAACTCTAA